A region from the Corticium candelabrum chromosome 14, ooCorCand1.1, whole genome shotgun sequence genome encodes:
- the LOC134189710 gene encoding leucine-rich repeat serine/threonine-protein kinase 1-like, with protein MDRANVKSLCKFLADISCIQYHDLSCQGLSRTEGGCVEVDFLLPNRSLPTLQVRLDEQNDTFPNVGIVHIEIEQDVVIVETESASVLTPVQALLKHIGKGKELSASDIVSAVGASMSQKTIDLLLSQAAKHSNAVVIDEISQLIAMNKSLQQGNVIELMLTKAIQISLKLLPNAYAAGRDQLVRCLLHRGFLLHPTVESYTALLFRICSKKDYPRSMLESLLEREGSIELPFQDCSQNDAYERCVATCCVNNRSDLVELFLQRGVQLSQETFDRHSSCILSAMSSMGAHYYKIRGLQGFIKCVDINWQKKELHHVNVSLFSWAANRAYLVRLDLSRNQLVSLPSCLLDGTLPWLEEVDCSYNKLKSIWNKENRTSTEQHRLKVLNASRNKLAELPIYVFQIASLEDLDVSHNELATLPGPDVLSDSSSLTDSDCNETMENMWLCTRLKELNISHNCLSRLPETFGYVLHLRKLDVSHNELSTIPQSLAKAGFLEQVKLSDNQLGKASISNNLASLPKSIQKLSLARNRLGCIPLAVVSITNLRWLDFTDNAIASLPYKNQWNLPHLNSLILRNNNLTGSDRNMDFPDSFSRSLTHLDVSHNQLKKFPESLLLLKMAVCFNLQGNPRVDSIPPAIATLRRLWEVKVDDMKKAIEQFQPKGENVASGAGSLHYSKVKDKIRDTFYDYGLYYGIKMAVSGSRIARESVIKGLHYQPGQDSNATVTAQSLVSNLIFRRMVETSALSLGELPLQLGELAQWIPIANWFNKEPAVARDTTVKLWNVPNNRTLLVLQRVFFTENTVYLLVWHESDGLSGLDNLEETLQLMRTNAKSIRRILVLLTSTVLLPDVQTRINKLEKSPELSKMVHVSIRAQKTVLPLPEEIQNLAEELAGISEDNSGEDNRVPAAFRSAAKKLFFPETAINMAVCSRQLIEDRVFPKGFSDPDDFVRAMRFLMRIGALLHFEDTPRNLHEYFFPSAEVVSQVIVALTDGSSNHLSSSVAHNRHIYAILNRVTHSEANSNALYALLVKAGVVSPLDCCQCLLPFRLPRERNGMKLTLSQYLVPSDGDGDNRAPTYARRLYSIGGLPHSFWGRFISALVLQIQQVLDSLEIAHAHQAKTNAVFWVSGILASYDEGCFVVNAVMPEDPSQRTIPIENSKRCVESGLDIVVFDRRRRFIALGLICSHVDALLQEWIDSSGEDVSSPLSAYMTVMSVERLVPCPPFDLNSTHSSDEILYDFIFEHAVPRQAKLLTLDECLLSGSSLDTVPDLTLASLSHSERLSVDDVTMDVSSASRLGRGSFANVFPGYIGNEKVAFKIFGDVINLQLAAQHDQPLEQLQQMQQSHEVASPVVDENRDVHIFSFDDRTSKEGREEVGNELSNVKKLRLPPLGPLQYFKNLRDLVQEVSVMKRLQHTHIARFRAVLLKPYPCLVMEFAPAGNLATLITKRRDEIGTVTDLLTGDHFSDRAHDGIVGRQLTHRIAFQIALGIEYLHSKDICHLDLKPSNVLVFSDSLTAPINVKITDYGISCTVTAAGVNNALGTLGFQAPEQILSRKSRGESFDLRVDIYSYGMMMYHLLTGVHPFERDMDNPSMVEHRTRQSDHPPLPTGQSLVHLQSLIERCWRYWPGARPPASGIVAEMCEPSFFTQCEDLAIDGQHRVVASAVFSNQQQIVGGDVRHTMARRFTEGSRSISSMWSVPETTRHARPVRSVSMPVSRPHLASTNLVVASPTHSLKHSLSSASDTSVESSTASAQFLDVPNFPDVPNVPGVLDVPDVNLQATQSMERSASSGELPERGQQELDRDASSLLSLALVTTTDSLLVADPRYSQFLSWQKLDLAVGDVSAVMFLNDKLWVGRRCKQLSVFDCIGSEVVRRIKRQSFGCNDVVQDIQCDVSSDQSHAKVFALLANGDLVVVYGRQYQENSNEPRLTTEWGKDSLYRWNQPEVRRVANSGLEEDDASRVHSCMVFPREGELWYCQGNSIVLLDTTKSPEEVIWVDKSVAGDIVVQDVTPIRDAVVLEDSVWCYGGNLSDTLCEIDVPTRAHVRSWKMKDLRGSEATRKAGELHTKNRWCLWKRLAMSAPKSFQCMAAVYDTIWMACDNGAILVVSKEGDELRVLATLWCRSVLSHVLSQKRAAWPTVVISRMRQAGDRVLVYSSVSSSAEKVGERSIICEVYEARRSSNVKELTAYYNIHDA; from the exons ATGGATCGTGCCAACGTGAAGTCACTCTGCAAGTTTCTGGCTGATATTTCTTGCATTCAGTACCATGACTTGTCATGTCAAGGGCTCAGTAGAACAGAAGGTGGTTGTGTAGAAGTAGATTTTCTTTTACCCAATAGAAGCTTGCCAACTCTTCAAGTGAGGTTAGATGAACAAAACGATACGTTTCCAAATGTTGGAATAGTTCATATTGAGATAGAGCAAG ATGTGGTAATTGTGGAAACTGAATCAGCCTCTGTGTTGACACCAGTACAAG CATTACTAAAACATATTGGTAAAGGAAAAGAGCTCTCTGCCAGTGACATTGTCAGTGCAGTTGGTGCATCTATGTCTCAGAAAACCATCGATTTACTGTTGTCTCAAGCTGCCAAACACAGCAACGCTGTAGTAATAGATGAAATATCACAATTGATAGCAATGAATAAGTCTCTACAACAGGGCAATGTCATTGAGCTGATGCTTACAAAAGCAATACAAATTAGCTTGAAGCTGTTACCTAATGCTTATGCTGCAGGACGAGATCAGCTTGTGCGTTGTCTTCTTCATCGAGGATTTTTACTCCATCCCACAGTTGAGTCATACACAGCTTTGTTGTTTAGAATTTGCTCTAAAAAGGACTATCCAAGGAGTATGCTGGAGTCACTGTTGGAGCGTGAGGGCAGCATTGAGTTACCATTTCAAGACTGCAGCCAGAATGATGCATATGAGAGATGTGTTGCAACTTGCTGTGTGAACAACCGCAGTGATCTTGTGGAGCTGTTTCTCCAACGTGGTGTTCAGTTGTCACAGGAGACATTTGATCGTCATTCATCTTGCATACTGTCAGCTATGAGCTCTATGGGAGCCCATTACTATAAGATCCGTGGCTTGCAAGGCTTCATCAAGTGTGTGGACATCAACTGGCAGAAGAAGGAGCTTCATCATGTCAACGTTAGTTTGTTTAGTTGGGCAGCTAATCGTGCTTATCTTGTCAGATTGGATTTGTCACGCAATCAACTTGTTTCTCTTCCATCGTGTTTATTGGATGGGACTTTACCTTGGCTGGAAGAAGTCGACTGCTCTTACAATAAACTCAAGTCTATATGGAATAAGGAAAATAGGACATCTACAGAACAGCACAG GTTGAAAGTACTGAATGCTTCAAGGAATAAACTCGCAGAGTTGCCTATTTATGTTTTCCAAATTGCATCTCTTGAAGACTTGGACGTGTCTCACAATGAATTGGCTACCCTGCCAGGTCCCGACGTTCTATCTGATAGTTCAAGTCTGACTGACAGTGATTGTAATGAAACGATGGAAAACATGTGGCTTTGTACTCGTCTCAAGGAGCTAAACATATCGCACAATTGTCTTAGTCGACTTCCGGAAACATTTGGTTATGTCTTACATCTTCGCAAGCTGGATGTCTCTCACAATGAGTTATCTACTATTCCACAGTCTCTTGCTAAAGCTGGTTTCTTAGAGCAGGTCAAGTTGAGTGACAATCAGTTAGGCAAGGCTAGCATTTCCAACAACCTTGCTTCTCTTCCCAAGTCTATTCAGAAGCTTAGCTTGGCTCGCAATCGACTGGGCTGCATTCCACTTGCCGTGGTGTCTATTACAAACCTTCGTTGGCTTGATTTTACTGACAATGCTATAGCGTCTCTTCCATACAAGAATCAATGGAATCTTCCTCATCTCAACTCTCTCATTTTGCGGAACAACAATCTGACAGGGTCTGATCGCAACATGGATTTTCCTGACTCGTTTTCTAGAAGCCTTACTCATCTTGATGTGAGTCATAATCAACTGAAGAAGTTCCCTGAGTCTTTACTATTATTGAAGATGGCTGTGTGCTTTAATTTACAAGG AAATCCTCGAGTTGATAGTATCCCTCCTGCTATTGCTACTCTAAGACGTCTTTGGGAGGTGAAAGTGGATGACATGAAAAAAGCTATAGAACAATTTCAACCTAAAGGAGAGAATGTAGCTTCAG GAGCAGGAAGTCTTCATTATAGCAAAGTGAAGGACAAAATCAGGGATACGTTTTATGACTATGGTCTTTACTATGGCATTAAAATGGCTGTCAGTGGAAGTCGG ATCGCTCGAGAAAGTGTGATAAAAGGATTGCATTATCAACCAGGACAGGACAGCAACGCGACTGTGACTGCACAGTCCCTTGTGAGCAACCTTATCTTTCGCAGGATGGTTGAGACGAGTGCCTTGAGCCTTGGAGAGCTGCCCTTGCAGCTGGGAGAGCTGGCTCAATGGATACCCATAGCCAACTGGTTCAACAAAGAACCT GCTGTAGCTAGAGATACTACAGTCAAGCTGTGGAACGTGCCAA ATAACCGTACTCTATTAGTGCTCCAGCGCGTTTTCTTCACGGAGAACACCGTTTATCTGCTGGTGTGGCACGAGTCTGACGGTCTCTCAGGATTGGACAATTTGGAAGAGACTCTTCAATTGATGAGA ACAAATGCAAAGTCTATCAGAAGGATTCTTGTGCTGTTGACGAGCACCGTGCTGCTGCCGGACGTCCAAACGCGTATCAACAAGCTGGAAAAGTCGCCCGAGTTGAGCAAAATGGTGCACGTGAGCATTCGCGCGCAGAAGACCGTCCTTCCATTGCCTGAAGAAATCCAAAATTTGGCTGAAGAACTGGCGGGAATATCAGAAGACAACAGTGGAGAAGACAACAGA GTTCCTGCTGCTTTTCGCAGCGCAGCTAAGAAGTTGTTCTTTCCCGAGACAGCAATCAACATGGCAGTCTGTAGTCGCCAGCTCATTGAAGACAGAGTATTTCCCAAGGGCTTTAGCGATCCGGACGACTTCGTTCGAG CTATGAGATTTCTCATGCGAATCGGTGCTCTCCTTCATTTCGAGGACACACCGCGAAACCTTCACGAGTATTTCTTTCCCAGCGCCGAGGTGGTGTCGCAAGTTATTGTTGCTCTAACGGACGGCTCTTCGAACCACCTCTCTTCGTCTGTCGCCCACAATCGCCACATTTATGCCATACTCAACAGAGTGACGCACTCCGAAGCAAACAGCAACGCGTTGTATGCTCTTCTCGTCAAAGCGGGCGTTGTGAGTCCTCTCGATTGTTGCCAATGTTTGTTGCCGTTTCGATTGCCACGGGAAAGGAACGGCATGAAGCTGACATTGTCGCAGTATCTTGTTCCCAGTGACGGAGACGGTGACAATCGTGCGCCGACGTACGCACGACGTCTCTACTCCATCGGAGGCTTGCCGCATTCCTTTTGGGGTCGCTTTATCAGCGCTTTAGTTTTGCAGATACAACAGGTGCTCGACTCGTTGGAGATCGCGCACGCGCATCAAGCCAAGACGAATGCCGTCTTCTGGGTGAGTGGCATACTAGCCAGTTATGACGAGGGATGCTTTGTCGTGAATGCGGTAATGCCCGAAGATCCGTCGCAGAGGACGATACCGATCGAGAACAGCAAGCGATGCGTTGAGAGCGGTCTTGACATTGTGGTCTTTGACCGTCGTCGTCGCTTTATAGCGTTGGGATTGATATGCAGTCATGTCGACGCTCTGCTGCAAGAATGGATTGACAGCAGCG GTGAAGACGTCTCGTCTCCTCTATCTGCTTACATGACTGTCATGTCAGTAGAGAGGCTTGTTCCTTGTCCTCCATTTGATCTCAACAGCACTCACTCGAGTGACGAAATTCTGTACGACTTTATATTTGAACACGCCGTACCGCGACAAGCGAAGCTGCTCACTTTAGACGAATGCTTGCTGAGTGGCAGCAGTTTGGATACAGTGCCCGATCTCACTCTTGCAAGTTTGTCGCACAGTGAGCGTCTCAGCGTCGACGACGTGACAATGGATGTGAGTTCTGCTAGCCGTTTGGGTAGAGGAAGTTTTGCGAACGTCTTTCCCGGCTACATTGGCAACGAAAAGGTCGCTTTCAAAATTTTTGGAGATGTTATCAACTTACAGTTGGCTGCACAACATGATCAACCTTTGGAGCAGCTTCAACAGATGCAACAGAGTCATGAAGTAGCTAGTCCTGTTGTAGACGAGAATAGGGACGTTCACATTTTCTCTTTTGATGATCGAACAAGCAAGGAGGGTAGAGAAGAAGTAGGCAATGAACTCTCAAATGTAAAGAAGTTGCGGCTGCCACCTCTCGGACCTCTACAATACTTCAAGAACCTGCGGGACTTGGTGCAGGAAGTTTCGGTGATGAAACGCTTGCAGCACACTCACATTGCTCGCTTTAGAGCCGTTCTGTTGAAGCCCTACCCGTGTCTTGTCATGGAGTTTGCGCCTGCTGGCAATCTGGCCACTCTTATCACGAAACGAAGGGATGAGATCGGAACGGTTACCGATCTGCTGACGGGAGACCACTTTTCAGATCGGGCCCACGATGGAATCGTCGGCAGACAACTGACACATAGAATTGCGTTTCAG ATTGCACTTGGCATCGAATATCTTCACAGCAAGGACATATGCCACTTGGATCTTAAGCCTTCAAACGTGCTCGTATTCTCAGACTCGCTCACGGCTCCCATCAACGTCAAAATTACCGACTACGGCATCTCCTGTACCGTCACAGCAGCTGGAGTCAACAACGCGCTTGGCACTCTCGGATTCCAAGCACCGGAACAGATTTTGTCCCGCAAAAGTAGAGGAGAATCATTTGATCTGCGG GTTGATATCTACTCGTATGGCATGATGATGTATCACTTGTTGACGGGCGTTCATCCGTTTGAGAGAGACATGGACAATCCGTCGATGGTGGAACACAGAACGAGACAAAGCGATCACCCGCCCCTGCCGACAGGTCAGTCTCTCGTTCATCTGCAAAGTCTGATCGAGCGCTGCTGGCGCTACTGGCCGGGTGCGCGACCGCCGGCTAGTGGTATAGTCGCGGAAATGTGCGAACCCTCTTTCTTCACGCAGTGCGAAGATCTCGCGATTGATGGCCAACACCGTGTCGTCGCAAGCGCCGTTTTTAGCAACCAGCAGCAAATTGTCGGTGGCGATGTAAGACACACCATGGCAAGACGATTTACAGAGGGTTCGCGGTCGATATCTTCCATGTGGAGTGTGCCGGAAACGACTAGGCATGCGCGACCGGTCAGGTCGGTTTCCATGCCCGTTTCCCGCCCTCATCTTGCGTCTACGAATTTGGTCGTTGCGTCTCCGACCCACTCGTTGAAGCATTCGTTGTCGAGCGCTAGCGACACGTCCGTGGAGAGTAGTACTGCAAGCGCGCAGTTTCTGGATGTGCCAAACTTTCCGGATGTACCAAACGTCCCGGGTGTGCTGGACGTCCCGGATGTTAACCTGCAGGCGACGCAATCTATGGAGAGAAGTGCGTCAAGTGGCGAACTCCCTGAGAGGGGACAGCAGGAGCTGGATCGTGATGCGTCGTCGTTGCTCTCACTGGCTCTTGTTACCACCACTGATTCTCTCCTAGTTGCCGATCCGCGCTACAGCCAATTTCTGTCATGGCAGAAGTTAGATCTCGCAGTGGGAGATGTCTCCGCTGTCATGTTTCTCAACGACAAACTATGGGTCGGACGTCGCTGTAAACAGCTCAGCGTATTCGACTGTATCGGTAGCGAAGTCGTTCGACGCATCAAGCGACAATCTTTCGGCTGCAACGACGTCGTGCAAGACATTCAGTGTGACGTCAGTAGCGATCAATCGCACGCCAAAGTGTTCGCGCTTCTAGCAAACGGCGATTTAGTGGTCGTATACGGTCGTCAGTATCAGGAAAACTCGAACGAACCGCGACTTACTACCGAATGGGGCAAGGACTCGCTCTATCGCTGGAACCAACCGGAAGTGAGGAGAGTAGCCAACTCGGGTCTCGAAGAAGACGACGCATCACGTGTCCATTCGTGCATGGTCTTTCCACGAGAAGGAGAGCTGTGGTACTGCCAAGGAAATAGTATAGTTCTTCTCGATACAACAAAGTCTCCCGAGGAAGTCATCTGGGTTGACAAGTCGGTCGCGGGAGATATAGTAGTCCAGGATGTGACCCCTATTAGAGATGCCGTCGTTCTCGAGGATTCCGTATGGTGTTACGGAGGTAATCTAAGCGATACGCTGTGTGAGATAGACGTGCCGACGAGAGCTCACGTAAGAAGCTGGAAGATGAAGGACCTGCGAGGGAGCGAGGCGACGAGAAAGGCGGGAGAGTTGCACACGAAGAACCGATGGTGTTTGTGGAAGCGTCTCGCGATGAGTGCACCGAAATCGTTCCAATGCATGGCTGCTGTGTACGATACAATCTGGATGGCGTGTGATAACGGTGCTATACTCGTTGTTAGCAAAGAAGGCGACGAACTTCGAGTGCTGGCAACCTTGTGGTGCCGATCGGTGCTCAGTCATGTTCTTTCGCAGAAACGCGCTGCATGGCCGACGGTCGTTATTTCAAGAATGAGGCAAGCAGGAGATCGTGTTCTAGTCTACAGTAGTGTGTCGTCGTCTGCTGAGAAGGTTGGAGAGCGCTCGATTATATGTGAAGTGTACGAGGCACGCAGGAGTTCGAACGTGAAGGAACTCACCGCATACTATAATATACACGATGCTTGA